ATCAAGAGAGGTAATAAGGAAGTAATAATCACTTCAAAAACTGGAGAGGTTTCAAAATACCTTATCCCATTATCTAAACATATATTGGTTCAGGAAAACGATTTCGTGAAGTCTGGAATGCCTTTATGTGATGGAGCTATTACACCATCTGATATTCTAAGAATTAAAGGACCTACAGCAGTTCAGGAGTATATTGTTAATGAAATCCAAGAGGTTTATAGACTTCAAGGGATGAAAATTAACGACAAGCACTTTGAAGTTGTTGTACGACAAATGATGAGAAAAATGTCAATTGTTGATGCTGGTGATACTAGATTCCTAGATGGTCAGACTGTAACTAAGCTAGAATTCTTAGAAGAGAATGATAGAATCTTTGGAATGAAAGTTGTTGAAGAAAGTGGTGACTCTCAAATCCTTAAATTAGGTCAAATTATTTCTGCTAGAAAGCTAAGAGAAGAAAACTCAAGGTTAAAGCGTAAAGATTTGAAAACTGTTGAGGTTAGAGATGCAGTACCTGCAACAAGTGAGCAAAAGATTCAAGGAATTACAAGTGCTGCACTACAAACCAATAGTTGGGTATCTGCAGCATCCTTCCAGGAAACAACTAAAGTATTGAACGCTGCTGCTATTAACGGTAAGCGTGATACGTTAGAAGGCTTAAAAGAAAACGTTATTGTAGGTCATAAGATTCCTGCAGGAACAGGTCTTCGTGTCTTTGATGATATCGTAGTTGGTTCTCAAGAAGAATTCAATGAGTTGATGTCTGCTAAGGAAAAAGAAGAAGAGCAACAAGAAGCTTAACGATTAGTAAATTTAATTATGTCAGAAAATAAAAAGAAAGGTCTCAATATTGAGTTAACAGAAGAAGTAGCTGAAGGTACGTATAGTAATTTGGCTATTATTAATCATTCGCCGTCTGAGTTTGTTCTTGACTTTATTAAAATTATGCCAGGCGTTCCTAAGGCTAAGGTTAAATCTCGTGTATTATTAACTCCTCAACATGCAAAACGCTTGTTAAAAGCTTTAAGTGATAACATATCTAAGTATGAGTCACAGCACGGAGAAATTAAAAACATTGATTCCCTAAATAATATTCCATTAAGTTTTAGTGGACCAACAGCTGAAGCATAAATAGAAAATCGTTAATCTATATTAAAAAAGACCACAAATGTGGTCTTTTTTTAGTATCTATTATTTGCAAAACTAAGCAGCCTTACCTAATGATTTAAGCATTTTAGTGTGTTCTACTAAAGCTGATAAATAGTTTTTCTGTGTATAGTAAGGGAGATTATATTTTTCAGCTTTCTTCTTTACTATGTGTGAAATGTTTTTATAGTGTACATGGCATATGTTTGGAAACAAATGATGCTCTACTTGGTAGTTTAGTCCACCAACAAACCATGAGAAAAACCTACTCTTTGGAGCATAATTAGAAGTGGTTTGTAATTGGTGAATAGCCCAGTTATTTTCAACTGTACCATTTACGTTTGCATGAGGGTAATCACACTCTGGCATAATGTGAGCAGTTTGAAAAATCGTTGCTAAAATAAATCCAGCTACAAAGTGTAATGTAATGAAGCATACTAACCAGAATCCAAAAGAAATATTTCCAAAAAAGTACGGTATAGCAAACATGTATGCATAATAAATTATTTTCCAGCTTACCATTTCAAACATTAGGCCTCGATATTCTTTCTTATCAATGACACCATCTCTTTTAAACTCTTTAAGTTGTTTAAATTCCTTATCAGTTGCCCAAGAGAATGTCATCAGCCCGTATAAGAACCAAGCGTAAAAATGCTGTAGTCTGTGAATCTTTTTAAGAGGAGCATCAGGAGAAAATCTCAGTAGTCCCATAGGACTTACGTCCGGATCCATATCGTGAATATTGGTATATGTATGATGTAGCCTATTGTGTTGAATTTTCCAGTTTTTGGCACTTCCACCAAGAAAATTTAAGGATAACCCTAGTAGTTTATTTACAAATTTATTTTTTGAATATGCACCATGATTCGCATCGTGCATTACAGATAATCCAATACCAGCCATACCAACGCCCATAAGTACCCACATGAGCCAATATACCCAACTATTTGTAATAATGCCAGATACAGCTACAAAATAGGGAATATAATAAAGTGAAAACATGAAAATTGTTTTGAACACCATATTAGCGTTTCCAAATCTTGATATTTTATTTTTCTTGAAGTATTCGTCAATAGATATTCTTAAATCTTTGATGAATTCATTTGAATGATTCTTGTCAAATTTAATAGTTCTCATAATTTCATTTGTGAGTAACAAATATACTCATTAAAGCGTGAAAGATAGGTGTAAATGTATTAAATAAAACCTTGTTCTTTCATCCAATCGTCATTAAATATTTTGGCTACATATCTACTTCCATGGTCGTGTAGCAGTACAACAACCACATCTTTATCAGAAAGCTGACCTTTTAGTTGATTTAATCCTGCGATGGCACTACCACACGAATAGCCAGAAAATATACCTTCCTCTTTTGCCAAACGACGTGCGTAGATTGCTCCGTCTTTATCGGTTACCTTTTCAAAATGGTCTATAAGGTCAAAATCTACATTCTTTGGTAAAATATCTTCACCAATTCCTTCAGTAATATAGGAATAGATTTCGTTCTCATCAAAAACTCCTGTTTCATGGTATTTTTTATAAACTGAACCGTATGAGTCAACGCCCCATATTTTAATGTCAGGATTTTTTTCTTTTAGGAATTTTGCTATACCAGAAATAGTACCTCCAGTTCCAACCCCAACAATAAAGTGTGTGATTTTTCCATCAGTTTGCTCCCATATCTCAGGACCAGTAGATTCGTAATGAGCTAAACGATTTGATAAGTTATCATATTGATTAGGATAGAAAGAATTTGGAATTTCTTCATTAAGTCGTTTTGCTACTGAATAATAAGACTCTGGATGATCTGGAGCAACATTTGTAGGGCAAACATAAACTTTTGCACCCATTGCCTTAAGAATATCCATCTTTTCTTTAGACTGCTTGTCAGAAATGGTACATATTAATTTATACCCTTTTTGAATACATGCTAGAGCAAGCCCCATTCCAGTATTTCCTGATGTTCCTTCAATGATAGTTCCACCTTCTTTGATTAAGCCAGCTTTTTCAGCATCCTCAATCATTTTTATAGCCATTCTATCCTTTGTAGAATGTCCAGGGTTAAAACTTTCTACTTTAGCTAATACCAGTGCCTTTGTATCAACGACCTTGTTAAGTTTTACCATTGGTGTATTGCCAACAGTATCAACGATGTGATTGTAATAATTCATAGGGTGCAAATTTACTCAAAACGGATGGCACTCACGGGATTTATTCTACTTATTAAGTATGAAGGAACAATGAGAATTGCTAAACAAATCAATAGTGTGCCAATATTTAGTGCTAAAAAATTAAGCCAATTCAAGTCTATTGGAATAAATGACATGTAATATGTTTCTGGGTTCAAGCTAATGAGTTGAAATTTCTTTTGAATGAGCGCTAATGAAATTCCAATAATATTACCGTATAATAATCCTTTTGAAATGAGGTATGCTGAATGGTACAAAAAAATTTTTCTAATTGTCCAATTTGAACTCCCCAAAGATTTTAAAGTACCTATCAATGGAGTTTGTTCAAGAATAAGTATAAACAGTGCGGTAACCATATTGATAGCGCCTACTAATAACATCAAAATCAAAATGACTTTAATATTTAAGTTTTGTAAATCTAGCCAATCAAACAGCTGCGGGTTAGAATCAATAACATTCTTGGCATTCAAGGAATAGCCAATTTTAGAATAAACTAATTGTGTCATTAATTCTAAATCCTCAAAATTCTCAATTTGAATTTCAAGAGCTCCAACATCTTCATTAGTCCATTTATTTAGTTTTTGAATGTGTTTGATATCGCCGATAACCAACATATTGTCATATTCGGCTATCCCAGTTTCATAAATTCCAGCAATAGAAAATTTTCTAACCCTTACTGGCTGTTGTATAAAATACATTTGAATATCATCTTCAAGTTCAAGGTTTAGTTGTTTGGCAATAGTATTGGACAATACAATACTATTGGACTTTTCACCCTTACCATAGGATGGAATTTTGCCAGCTATTAGTTTGCTTTCTAAAAATTTAGGGTTAAAATCCTTGTTAACACCTTTTAGTACTACCCCCTGAATTTCGTCCTTTGTTTTTAGAATCCCTGCCTTTGTCGCATAAGACTGTATGTGAGTAATACCTTCAATATTTATTAGAAGCTGTTTTAGAGAGTCGCTATTCGCTAAAAGGGTTGACTCGTAAGAATTGCTATCAGAAAAATCAGTCACTTGAATATGCGAACTTAAACCTATAACTTTGTCTCTGATTTCATTTTGAAAACCCTTGATGATAGAAAGAGATAATAACATAACCGACACACTCAGAGCAATAGCCGTAATGGCAATGCGTAAAACGGGTCTGGAAAAACGGTATTCGTTTTTACCAATCAATCGTTTCGCTATGAAAAGGTCTAAATTCATAAAATACTAATGGCTAAAATTAATCATTTATTCCTTTGTCTTTTGTGTTTTTTGAATTGGTCTTGTGCGCAAGGCACTTTTCAAGTCGGTGCTGAACGAACGGCTATTTATTTCCCTCTTTTGGAAGAGAAATCGATTGCTGTAGTTGGTAACCAAAGTTCATTGATAGCTTCGACTCATTTGGTGGATAGTTTGGTGAACAGTGGTCTTGATGTTGTTAAAGTATTTAGTCCAGAGCACGGTTTTAGAGGTACAGCTGATGCCGGTGCTTATATAGATAATGGTGTCGATGAACGTACAGGCTTACCCATCGTTTCCCTTTATGGAAGTAATAAGAAGCCGAAGGCTGAGCAGTTGGCAGGAATAGATGTTTTATTATTTGACATTCAGGATGTTGGAGCTCGTTTTTACACCTATATATCCACTTTGCACTATGTTATGGAAGCTGCTGCTCAACATAATATTTCAGTGATGGTGCTAGACAGACCTAACCCCAACGGACATTATGTTGATGGTCCGGTTTTAGATACCGCTTTCCGTTCGTTTGTAGGAATGCATCCTATTCCAATAGTTCATGGGATGACCATTGGCGAATATGCCCAAATGATTAATGGCGAAAAATGGCTCAAAGAGGGTGTAGAATGTGATTTAAATGTTATCCCAATGACGGCTTATGAAAGATATAAGCCTTATGATTTACCAGTAAAGCCATCGCCAAACTTACCCAATGCTCAGGCAGTAAATTTATACCCTTCACTGTGCTTGTTTGAAGGGACTAACGTTAGTATTGGTCGTGGAACGCCTTTACCTTTCCAACACTATGGAGCACCCTATTTGAAAAGCGATTATTTTTTCATTCCTAAAAGTGGAGAAGGAGCTAAGTACCCCAAACATGAAGGTCAAAAATGCTATGGTATAGACCTCGGTAAACATAAAAAACTTGAGCAAATAGATTTATCTTTTCTAATGAATGCCTACGAACAAGCTGAAGATAAAAGCACTTTTTTCAATGCTTTCTTTGATAAATTAGCTGGAGGAAATTCCTTAAGGCTATCTATTCTCGAAGGAAAATCAGAAGAAGAAATTAGAAAAGCTTGGTCTAATGAACTTGAGTCATTTAAGAGAATGAGGAGTACTTATCTTATTTATGAATAGCATCTTTCATCCTCTCCACGATTTCATATACAGCTGGACAAACATCAACATTTTTTTGAGTTAAGTTCAGTATTTGATGTTGTTTAGCTCTATCGGTATGCGGAAATTCTCTACACGCTTTTGGGCGAACATCGTAAATGCTACACTTATTGTCATCACCTAAAAAGGTACAGGGTACAGACTGTAAAATATAATCATTATCCTCATCTATTCTCAAATATTGTTCGGTAAATTCGGATGGTTTTATTCTGAGGTGTTTGGCTATTCGGCTAATATCTTTATCTGTAAATAAAGGTCCGGTAGTGGTACAGCAGTTAGCGCACTCTAAGCAGTTAGTACAGGCAAATACATCTTCATGTAATTGGTGCATCTTTTTATCCAAAACCTTAGGTTTCTCTCGCTTGAGTCGTTGAAAAAACGCTTTATTTTCTTTAGCCTTTTGTTTAACTAAAGCTCGGTGTTTCTTTAAGTCCATTAGAGCGTTCTGCCAGGATATACTTCAAGTGCTTTATCAAGACACTCAATAGCTTGAGTGAGTGAATCTTGATTAAGAACATAGGCAATACGCACTTGATTAGTTCCTGTATTTGGAGTAGAATAAAAACCCGCAGCAGGAGCTACCATAAGCGTTTTGCCATTGTGGTCAAACTCTTCAAGTAGCCATTGTGCAAACTTGTCGGCATTATCCACTGGAAGTTGAGCAATGCAATAAAATGCCCCTTTGGGTTTGGGACAAATTACGCCTTCAATTTTATTTAAGCCTTCAATGAGTAGATCTCGTCGGGCAACATATTCTTCACTCACTTCATCAAAGTATTCTGTGGGAGTACTTAAGGCTGCCTCACCGGCTACTTGTCCAAAAGTAGGAGGAGATAAACGAGCTTGAGCAAACTTCAGGGCAGTTGTCATTACTTCTTTATTTTTTGAAATCAGGCAGCCTACTCGAATACCACACAAACTGTATCGTTTTGAGGTAGAGTCAATTACAACAGCATGTTGTTCTAATCCTTCAATATTCAATACAGAATGGTGAGTGTTGCCATCGTAGCAAAACTCTCTATATACTTCGTCAGCAAAAAGGAATAAATCGTGTTTGATAACGATATCCCTTAGGGTTTCTAATTCTTCTTTGGAGTATAAGTAGCCAGTTGGGTTACCTGGATTGCAAATAAGAATAGCCTTAGTATTTGGTGTAATGAGTTTTTCAAATTCTTCAATAGCAGGTAGAGCGAATCCATCGTTTATAGAAGTTGTTATTGGTTTTACTTTAACACCTGCAGAAATGGAAAATCCATTATAGTTAGCATAAAAGGGTTCTGGAATAATTATTTCATCACCATTATCCATACATGTATTTA
The nucleotide sequence above comes from Flavobacteriales bacterium. Encoded proteins:
- a CDS encoding DUF3467 domain-containing protein, translating into MSENKKKGLNIELTEEVAEGTYSNLAIINHSPSEFVLDFIKIMPGVPKAKVKSRVLLTPQHAKRLLKALSDNISKYESQHGEIKNIDSLNNIPLSFSGPTAEA
- a CDS encoding acyl-CoA desaturase; the encoded protein is MRTIKFDKNHSNEFIKDLRISIDEYFKKNKISRFGNANMVFKTIFMFSLYYIPYFVAVSGIITNSWVYWLMWVLMGVGMAGIGLSVMHDANHGAYSKNKFVNKLLGLSLNFLGGSAKNWKIQHNRLHHTYTNIHDMDPDVSPMGLLRFSPDAPLKKIHRLQHFYAWFLYGLMTFSWATDKEFKQLKEFKRDGVIDKKEYRGLMFEMVSWKIIYYAYMFAIPYFFGNISFGFWLVCFITLHFVAGFILATIFQTAHIMPECDYPHANVNGTVENNWAIHQLQTTSNYAPKSRFFSWFVGGLNYQVEHHLFPNICHVHYKNISHIVKKKAEKYNLPYYTQKNYLSALVEHTKMLKSLGKAA
- a CDS encoding pyridoxal-phosphate dependent enzyme — protein: MNYYNHIVDTVGNTPMVKLNKVVDTKALVLAKVESFNPGHSTKDRMAIKMIEDAEKAGLIKEGGTIIEGTSGNTGMGLALACIQKGYKLICTISDKQSKEKMDILKAMGAKVYVCPTNVAPDHPESYYSVAKRLNEEIPNSFYPNQYDNLSNRLAHYESTGPEIWEQTDGKITHFIVGVGTGGTISGIAKFLKEKNPDIKIWGVDSYGSVYKKYHETGVFDENEIYSYITEGIGEDILPKNVDFDLIDHFEKVTDKDGAIYARRLAKEEGIFSGYSCGSAIAGLNQLKGQLSDKDVVVVLLHDHGSRYVAKIFNDDWMKEQGFI
- a CDS encoding ABC transporter permease is translated as MNLDLFIAKRLIGKNEYRFSRPVLRIAITAIALSVSVMLLSLSIIKGFQNEIRDKVIGLSSHIQVTDFSDSNSYESTLLANSDSLKQLLINIEGITHIQSYATKAGILKTKDEIQGVVLKGVNKDFNPKFLESKLIAGKIPSYGKGEKSNSIVLSNTIAKQLNLELEDDIQMYFIQQPVRVRKFSIAGIYETGIAEYDNMLVIGDIKHIQKLNKWTNEDVGALEIQIENFEDLELMTQLVYSKIGYSLNAKNVIDSNPQLFDWLDLQNLNIKVILILMLLVGAINMVTALFILILEQTPLIGTLKSLGSSNWTIRKIFLYHSAYLISKGLLYGNIIGISLALIQKKFQLISLNPETYYMSFIPIDLNWLNFLALNIGTLLICLAILIVPSYLISRINPVSAIRFE
- a CDS encoding DUF1343 domain-containing protein; the protein is MAKINHLFLCLLCFLNWSCAQGTFQVGAERTAIYFPLLEEKSIAVVGNQSSLIASTHLVDSLVNSGLDVVKVFSPEHGFRGTADAGAYIDNGVDERTGLPIVSLYGSNKKPKAEQLAGIDVLLFDIQDVGARFYTYISTLHYVMEAAAQHNISVMVLDRPNPNGHYVDGPVLDTAFRSFVGMHPIPIVHGMTIGEYAQMINGEKWLKEGVECDLNVIPMTAYERYKPYDLPVKPSPNLPNAQAVNLYPSLCLFEGTNVSIGRGTPLPFQHYGAPYLKSDYFFIPKSGEGAKYPKHEGQKCYGIDLGKHKKLEQIDLSFLMNAYEQAEDKSTFFNAFFDKLAGGNSLRLSILEGKSEEEIRKAWSNELESFKRMRSTYLIYE
- a CDS encoding YkgJ family cysteine cluster protein, whose amino-acid sequence is MDLKKHRALVKQKAKENKAFFQRLKREKPKVLDKKMHQLHEDVFACTNCLECANCCTTTGPLFTDKDISRIAKHLRIKPSEFTEQYLRIDEDNDYILQSVPCTFLGDDNKCSIYDVRPKACREFPHTDRAKQHQILNLTQKNVDVCPAVYEIVERMKDAIHK
- a CDS encoding pyridoxal phosphate-dependent aminotransferase codes for the protein MPKISSKGIKMPESPIRKLVPFAEGAKQKGKTVFHLNIGQPDIKSPEVALDAIHNFNDKVVEYSHSAGFESYRKGLANYYQKVGINIDHSDVMVTTGGSEALLFALNTCMDNGDEIIIPEPFYANYNGFSISAGVKVKPITTSINDGFALPAIEEFEKLITPNTKAILICNPGNPTGYLYSKEELETLRDIVIKHDLFLFADEVYREFCYDGNTHHSVLNIEGLEQHAVVIDSTSKRYSLCGIRVGCLISKNKEVMTTALKFAQARLSPPTFGQVAGEAALSTPTEYFDEVSEEYVARRDLLIEGLNKIEGVICPKPKGAFYCIAQLPVDNADKFAQWLLEEFDHNGKTLMVAPAAGFYSTPNTGTNQVRIAYVLNQDSLTQAIECLDKALEVYPGRTL